The following are encoded in a window of Haloprofundus salilacus genomic DNA:
- a CDS encoding BCCT family transporter: MGTSSDKGAVGRFREELDPVVFLFGATLTVGLIALYFINPELVQWGIDTANGVMNQYLNWALLVIVFLVVVFLLFLIVGPWGNATLGDEPPEYSFFSFFAMLYSAGFAAGVVFWGPTEALFYYDNPSPLFDVSAGSPEAMVVAVQQTLFHWALPQLAVFTIMGIAIGYFTYNYEHIPLRVSSALAPLLGKDNLDGVAAKTVDIVAVFATIGGVATSLGFIGSQFITGLDYQWGIDLGNTGVILVVTAMTLLFTLSMVLGVDKGIRRLSNFNMILFGIITVATFIVGPSVFLVLLGTQAVGGMITDFVSMSLFTGAGAMGAGNPAATEWMNSWTVFYWAWALSWSPFAGLFIARISKGRTVREVAFTGIIATSAATIPWFTVVGGSAVWAQHNGVTDLLGPIGTHGEAVAGYALFEAFPFGSVFMIAFMLLVTTFFITSADSSTLAVSMMTTGGKASPSNINRIFWGVVLGMFAAILMTLGGVNALQSAVIITGAPFAFVCLLALLGLVREFGSNYGRVVLQERTTLFGSPNEVDQPSTRKKPADDD; this comes from the coding sequence ATGGGGACGTCCAGCGACAAAGGGGCGGTCGGTCGCTTCCGCGAGGAACTCGACCCGGTGGTGTTCCTCTTCGGCGCGACCCTGACAGTCGGCCTGATCGCGCTGTACTTCATCAACCCGGAACTCGTCCAGTGGGGCATCGACACCGCCAACGGCGTGATGAACCAGTATCTCAACTGGGCGCTGTTGGTGATCGTCTTCCTCGTCGTCGTCTTCCTGCTGTTCCTGATCGTCGGGCCATGGGGGAACGCCACACTCGGCGACGAACCGCCGGAGTACAGCTTCTTTTCGTTCTTCGCGATGCTGTACTCAGCCGGGTTCGCCGCGGGCGTCGTCTTCTGGGGGCCGACCGAGGCGCTGTTCTACTACGACAACCCGTCGCCGCTGTTCGACGTGTCGGCCGGGTCGCCGGAGGCAATGGTAGTCGCGGTCCAGCAGACGTTGTTCCACTGGGCGCTCCCGCAGCTCGCGGTCTTCACGATAATGGGCATCGCCATCGGCTACTTCACCTACAACTACGAGCACATTCCGCTGCGGGTCTCCTCGGCGCTCGCGCCGCTCCTCGGTAAGGACAACCTCGACGGCGTCGCGGCGAAGACCGTCGACATTGTCGCCGTCTTCGCGACCATCGGCGGCGTGGCGACGTCGCTGGGGTTCATCGGCAGTCAGTTCATCACCGGGCTCGACTACCAGTGGGGTATCGATCTCGGGAACACCGGCGTCATCCTCGTCGTGACGGCGATGACGCTGCTGTTCACGCTGTCGATGGTGCTCGGGGTCGACAAAGGCATCCGTCGGCTCTCGAACTTCAACATGATCCTGTTCGGGATTATAACGGTGGCGACGTTCATCGTCGGTCCGTCGGTGTTCCTCGTGCTGCTCGGGACGCAGGCGGTCGGCGGAATGATCACCGACTTCGTCTCGATGAGTCTCTTCACCGGCGCCGGCGCGATGGGTGCGGGCAACCCCGCTGCCACGGAGTGGATGAACTCCTGGACCGTCTTCTACTGGGCGTGGGCGCTCTCGTGGTCGCCGTTCGCGGGCCTGTTCATCGCGCGCATCTCGAAGGGTCGGACCGTCCGCGAGGTCGCGTTCACCGGCATCATCGCCACGTCGGCGGCGACCATCCCGTGGTTCACCGTCGTCGGCGGGTCGGCCGTCTGGGCCCAGCACAACGGCGTCACGGACCTGCTCGGCCCCATCGGCACGCACGGGGAGGCCGTCGCGGGTTACGCGCTGTTCGAGGCGTTCCCCTTCGGCTCGGTGTTCATGATCGCGTTCATGCTGCTAGTGACCACGTTCTTCATCACGTCTGCCGACTCCTCGACGCTCGCGGTGTCGATGATGACGACCGGCGGGAAGGCCAGCCCCTCGAACATCAACCGGATCTTCTGGGGCGTCGTCCTCGGGATGTTCGCCGCGATTCTGATGACGCTCGGTGGCGTCAACGCACTCCAGTCGGCGGTCATCATCACGGGTGCGCCGTTCGCGTTCGTCTGCCTGCTCGCGCTGCTCGGACTCGTCAGGGAGTTCGGCTCGAACTACGGCCGCGTAGTGCTCCAAGAGCGGACGACGCTCTTCGGGTCCCCGAACGAAGTTGACCAGCCGTCGACGCGCAAAAAGCCCGCCGACGACGACTGA
- a CDS encoding RidA family protein, protein MPTERIITDDAPRNDNPYSQGVTAGDTVYVSGYGPVDPETHEEIAGDVQAQTERVLDSIAAVVEEAGGDGLDDVVKVTVYLTDLDDYDRVNEAYGAKFPGDPPARVCVEVSRLPGEVRVEMDAVAYLG, encoded by the coding sequence ATGCCGACAGAACGAATCATCACGGACGACGCACCGCGCAACGACAACCCCTACTCGCAGGGCGTCACCGCCGGGGACACGGTCTACGTCTCCGGTTACGGTCCCGTCGACCCGGAGACGCACGAGGAGATCGCGGGCGACGTGCAGGCGCAGACCGAGCGAGTGCTGGACAGTATCGCCGCCGTTGTCGAAGAGGCGGGAGGTGACGGCCTCGACGACGTCGTCAAGGTGACCGTCTACCTCACGGACCTCGACGACTACGACCGCGTCAACGAGGCGTACGGCGCGAAGTTCCCCGGCGACCCGCCGGCGCGCGTCTGTGTCGAGGTCTCGCGCCTCCCGGGGGAAGTCCGCGTCGAGATGGACGCCGTCGCGTATCTCGGCTGA
- a CDS encoding aspartate aminotransferase family protein, which yields MTAGPPIAELHYDDAPNVDSVPGPNSRALLEKQREIDSSAVAYPEDIPVAFEEGKGATVRDVDGNTFIDMFAGIGVLNVGHANPYVLEAVHEQADKLVHTVDFPTEARLELIEKLDEIAPGSLSGNSRVVFGGPTGSDAIEASIKLAKYNTGGTGLVAFRGAYHGATSGAMSLTGNKGFKGNYTPLLADVVHAPYPNPFEQGKGPQESVDHALEEVQAIFEDPYGGLANPAGIFVEPIQGEGGVVAPPKGFLKGLRDIADDNDVPLVFDEIQSGLGRSGQWWASEWYDVTPDVMTSAKALGGTGFPLSATMYHEDLDTWGSGDHAGTYRGHVVAMRAGTRAIEYIQEHDLLAHARDLGDYIRTRLEEVGESNPRVGDVRGKGLFIGAALVDEQGRPDDDAADAVQDYCFEHGVLVWKAGRHGNVLRLLPPLVLTEELAETALDVIVDAIEAVTTERQRV from the coding sequence ATGACCGCAGGGCCACCGATAGCCGAGCTCCACTACGACGACGCACCGAACGTAGATTCCGTTCCTGGACCGAACTCCCGCGCGCTGTTGGAGAAGCAGCGCGAGATCGACAGCAGCGCGGTGGCGTATCCCGAGGACATTCCCGTCGCCTTCGAGGAGGGGAAGGGTGCGACCGTCCGGGACGTCGACGGCAACACGTTCATCGACATGTTCGCCGGCATCGGCGTGTTGAACGTCGGCCACGCGAACCCCTACGTGTTGGAGGCCGTCCACGAACAGGCGGACAAACTCGTCCACACCGTCGACTTTCCCACCGAGGCTCGCCTCGAACTCATCGAGAAACTCGACGAGATCGCGCCCGGGAGCCTGAGCGGAAACAGTCGAGTCGTCTTCGGCGGACCAACCGGAAGCGACGCTATCGAGGCGTCCATCAAACTCGCGAAGTACAACACCGGCGGGACGGGCCTCGTCGCGTTCCGCGGCGCGTACCACGGCGCGACCAGCGGTGCGATGAGCCTCACCGGGAACAAGGGGTTCAAGGGGAACTACACGCCGCTGCTCGCCGACGTGGTTCACGCGCCGTACCCGAACCCGTTCGAGCAGGGGAAGGGTCCGCAGGAGTCCGTCGACCACGCGCTCGAAGAGGTGCAGGCCATCTTCGAGGACCCCTACGGCGGCCTCGCGAACCCGGCCGGCATCTTCGTCGAACCGATTCAGGGCGAAGGCGGCGTCGTCGCACCCCCGAAAGGGTTCCTGAAGGGACTGCGCGACATCGCCGACGACAACGATGTTCCGCTGGTGTTCGACGAGATACAGAGCGGTCTCGGTCGCTCCGGACAGTGGTGGGCGAGCGAGTGGTACGACGTGACGCCCGACGTGATGACGTCGGCGAAGGCGCTTGGCGGCACCGGCTTCCCGCTGTCGGCGACGATGTACCACGAGGACCTCGACACGTGGGGCTCCGGCGATCACGCCGGAACCTACCGGGGCCACGTCGTAGCCATGCGGGCGGGCACCCGCGCCATCGAGTACATCCAGGAGCACGACCTGCTGGCGCACGCGCGCGACCTCGGCGACTACATCCGGACGCGCCTCGAAGAAGTCGGCGAGAGCAACCCCCGCGTCGGTGACGTCCGAGGGAAAGGACTGTTCATCGGCGCAGCCCTCGTCGACGAGCAGGGACGCCCCGACGACGACGCGGCCGACGCCGTACAGGACTACTGCTTCGAGCACGGCGTGCTCGTCTGGAAAGCCGGCCGCCACGGTAACGTCCTCCGGCTCCTCCCGCCGCTCGTGCTCACGGAGGAGTTGGCCGAGACGGCGCTCGACGTCATCGTCGACGCTATCGAGGCTGTCACGACCGAGAGACAGCGCGTCTGA
- a CDS encoding aldehyde ferredoxin oxidoreductase family protein, translating into MLSTVGPLLTVDVGARESRTEAIDEILESYIGGRGVATRLAHERIPFDADPLGSENRLFFTTGPMQASNMSFTGRMNCTGVSPLTDGLLSSNAGGFMSRNFADAGYAAVELVGASDELLAVHVTDEGVEFKTVPELEGATVSEVGTYMDDEHGLGIENLAVAGPAGENRVRFASIMTSEERAFGRGGLGAVMGSKNVKAVSFSGDSAPDIQIPSGQMDIHREAATDDHIMKRQGTVAVMDLANEIGGLPSYYFSEQQFEGVEGINGDAVESKKYKKGTCSACAFACKLPTRDEERGVETEGPEFEVAMAFGSNAGVDDIVDVMKSNKLCDELGLDAISAGNTIAAYLASEDEFGNRELIWDLVEKIARREGVGDDLAEGIDRAHDELGVENWTVKGLDFAAHEGRVLHGQGLSYAVANRGADHMYAVFYSQEYPLVPEDDAMDPTGLDGKPRRLIEKENQMALNDSGVVCKFSRDYMTPERYEMLFGASFEELLDVGNRVVTLERHFNNQRGFDRSDDALPYDIPGFEAALDEYYELRGWTEEGVVPDDAVSA; encoded by the coding sequence ATGTTAAGCACAGTTGGACCGCTCCTGACGGTCGATGTCGGTGCCAGGGAGAGCCGAACCGAAGCGATCGACGAGATTCTCGAGTCCTACATCGGCGGGCGAGGCGTCGCGACGAGGCTCGCACACGAGCGGATTCCCTTCGATGCCGACCCGCTCGGCTCGGAGAACCGCCTGTTCTTCACAACCGGACCGATGCAGGCGTCGAATATGAGCTTCACGGGACGGATGAACTGCACCGGCGTCTCGCCGCTCACCGACGGCCTGCTCTCGTCGAACGCCGGCGGGTTTATGTCGCGGAACTTCGCCGACGCGGGATACGCCGCGGTCGAACTCGTCGGCGCGAGCGACGAACTGCTCGCCGTTCACGTCACCGACGAGGGCGTCGAGTTCAAGACCGTGCCGGAACTAGAAGGGGCGACCGTCTCCGAGGTCGGCACGTACATGGACGACGAACACGGTCTCGGCATTGAGAACCTCGCTGTCGCCGGTCCCGCGGGCGAGAACCGCGTCCGCTTCGCCTCCATCATGACTAGCGAGGAGCGTGCGTTCGGCCGCGGCGGTCTCGGAGCGGTGATGGGTTCGAAGAACGTGAAGGCGGTGAGCTTCAGCGGCGACTCGGCCCCCGACATCCAGATTCCGTCGGGGCAGATGGATATCCACCGCGAGGCCGCGACCGACGACCACATCATGAAGCGGCAGGGGACGGTCGCGGTGATGGACCTCGCCAACGAGATCGGCGGACTGCCCTCGTACTACTTCTCCGAGCAACAGTTCGAGGGCGTCGAAGGGATAAACGGCGACGCCGTCGAGTCGAAGAAATACAAGAAGGGCACCTGCTCGGCGTGCGCGTTCGCGTGTAAACTCCCGACGAGAGACGAGGAACGCGGCGTCGAGACGGAGGGTCCCGAGTTCGAGGTGGCGATGGCGTTCGGGTCGAACGCCGGCGTCGACGACATCGTCGACGTGATGAAGTCGAACAAGTTGTGCGACGAACTCGGGTTGGACGCTATCTCCGCGGGGAACACTATCGCCGCGTACCTCGCAAGCGAAGACGAGTTCGGTAATCGAGAGCTCATCTGGGACCTCGTCGAGAAGATAGCCCGCCGCGAAGGCGTCGGCGACGACCTCGCCGAAGGAATCGACCGAGCCCACGACGAACTCGGCGTGGAAAACTGGACGGTGAAGGGGTTGGACTTCGCCGCCCATGAGGGGCGCGTCCTCCACGGACAGGGGCTGTCGTACGCGGTGGCGAACCGCGGCGCGGACCACATGTACGCCGTCTTCTACTCGCAGGAGTACCCCCTCGTCCCCGAGGACGACGCGATGGACCCGACCGGACTCGACGGTAAACCCCGGCGACTCATCGAAAAGGAGAACCAGATGGCGCTCAACGACAGCGGCGTCGTCTGCAAGTTCTCCCGCGACTACATGACGCCCGAGCGGTACGAGATGCTGTTCGGCGCGTCGTTCGAGGAACTCCTCGACGTCGGGAACCGAGTCGTCACGCTCGAACGCCACTTCAACAACCAGCGCGGTTTCGACCGCTCTGATGACGCGCTCCCGTACGACATCCCTGGCTTCGAGGCGGCGCTCGACGAGTACTACGAACTACGCGGGTGGACCGAGGAGGGCGTGGTTCCCGACGACGCGGTGTCCGCATAA
- a CDS encoding IclR family transcriptional regulator, with protein sequence MTKRDTGRVLKTTALSLQLVEHILELEGASLADLAEASGLAKSTVHSHLNTLAEYGYVVSEDNRYHLGAKFCHLGDYVRTRKEYRRIAEEAIAHLSQESALEADFAVEEGGRIVSLYGDLDFTNFPQFLVDGSPFHIHTTASGKAIVAEYPRERVQEIVDRWGLPATTERSISTEEKLFDELQQVREQGYAESDGEAIEGLWAVGKAVKSPRGEVYGSLNLSGPAYAIDDETKAAQVELLTKAVETFEREVTEMYGAPSGGGERI encoded by the coding sequence ATGACGAAACGGGACACAGGACGGGTGCTCAAAACGACCGCACTCTCGCTGCAGTTGGTCGAGCACATCCTCGAACTCGAGGGGGCGAGTCTGGCCGACCTCGCGGAGGCCTCGGGTCTCGCAAAGAGTACCGTCCACAGCCACCTCAATACGCTTGCGGAGTACGGATACGTCGTCAGCGAGGACAACCGGTACCACCTCGGCGCGAAGTTCTGTCACCTCGGCGATTACGTCAGGACCCGAAAGGAGTACCGGCGCATCGCGGAGGAGGCGATCGCTCACCTCTCGCAGGAGTCAGCGCTGGAGGCGGACTTCGCTGTCGAGGAGGGCGGTCGGATCGTCTCACTGTACGGCGACCTCGACTTCACGAACTTTCCGCAGTTCCTCGTCGACGGTAGTCCCTTCCACATCCACACGACGGCTTCGGGAAAGGCGATCGTCGCCGAGTACCCCCGAGAGCGGGTGCAGGAGATAGTCGACCGATGGGGGCTTCCGGCGACTACGGAGCGCTCGATTTCCACTGAGGAGAAACTGTTCGATGAACTCCAGCAGGTTCGCGAGCAGGGGTACGCCGAGAGCGACGGTGAGGCTATCGAAGGGCTCTGGGCCGTCGGCAAGGCGGTGAAATCTCCTCGCGGGGAGGTGTACGGTTCGTTGAACCTCTCCGGGCCGGCCTACGCCATCGACGACGAGACGAAGGCGGCGCAAGTCGAACTGCTGACGAAGGCGGTCGAGACGTTCGAGCGGGAGGTGACCGAGATGTACGGTGCACCGTCGGGTGGCGGCGAACGCATCTGA
- a CDS encoding MFS transporter, producing the protein MSRARLFGSLCGLVFLINLARIVFAPLLDVFIAEFHIGEATAGLIVTLTWVGSASLRLPTGWLLTKFPRHHIVVVSGAILAVASGFAATAATVPHLMVGAFLMGLASGVYFVSANPLLSELYPERVGRVVGIHGAASQVAAVVAAPLVALTLLVDWRLSLWIIAVGAAAITAYTWVAAMRMEMPSAGQADRDFVAGALSEWRIILTSLVIVGAPVFVWQGLFNFYELYMQSKGLSDQAAGAMLAVVFAAGVPAFFVGGDLADRLPQVPYLLGIVGAFAASLFALTAVQGVLALGLVTCVVGFVVHALFPAVDTYLLDTLPDSTRGSAYAVFSSVWMLTQALGSSALGFLIEGGYSYNAVFESAALGLGGLIFVLVLFERAGRLPS; encoded by the coding sequence GTGTCTCGCGCCCGTTTATTCGGTTCCCTCTGTGGACTCGTCTTCCTCATCAATCTCGCGAGAATCGTCTTCGCACCGCTTTTAGACGTCTTCATCGCCGAATTTCACATTGGCGAGGCGACGGCCGGACTCATCGTAACGCTCACGTGGGTCGGGAGCGCGTCCCTTCGGCTCCCTACCGGCTGGCTGCTCACCAAGTTCCCGAGACACCACATCGTCGTCGTCTCGGGAGCGATACTCGCGGTCGCCTCCGGATTTGCGGCGACCGCGGCGACGGTTCCCCACCTCATGGTCGGCGCGTTTCTCATGGGACTGGCTTCCGGCGTTTACTTCGTCTCGGCGAACCCGCTTTTGAGCGAACTGTACCCCGAACGGGTCGGCCGCGTCGTCGGTATCCACGGGGCCGCCAGTCAGGTCGCCGCGGTGGTCGCCGCGCCGTTAGTCGCGCTCACGCTCCTGGTCGACTGGCGACTCTCGTTGTGGATAATCGCCGTCGGCGCTGCGGCGATAACGGCCTACACGTGGGTCGCCGCGATGCGGATGGAGATGCCGAGCGCGGGACAGGCCGACCGCGACTTCGTCGCCGGCGCGCTCTCGGAGTGGCGCATCATCCTCACCTCGCTGGTGATCGTCGGCGCGCCGGTGTTCGTCTGGCAGGGCCTGTTCAACTTCTACGAGCTGTACATGCAGTCGAAGGGGTTGTCGGACCAGGCGGCGGGAGCGATGCTCGCGGTGGTCTTCGCCGCCGGCGTCCCCGCGTTCTTCGTTGGGGGCGACCTGGCGGACAGGCTACCGCAGGTCCCGTACCTGCTCGGAATCGTCGGCGCCTTCGCGGCGAGTCTGTTCGCGTTGACCGCGGTGCAGGGGGTGCTCGCGCTGGGTCTCGTCACCTGTGTAGTCGGCTTCGTCGTTCACGCGCTCTTCCCGGCCGTCGACACGTACCTTCTTGACACGCTCCCGGATTCGACGCGGGGGAGCGCCTACGCCGTGTTCAGTTCCGTCTGGATGCTCACGCAAGCGCTCGGCTCCTCGGCTCTCGGCTTCCTCATCGAAGGGGGCTACTCGTACAACGCAGTGTTCGAGAGCGCCGCGCTCGGCTTAGGCGGGTTGATTTTCGTCCTCGTACTGTTCGAACGCGCGGGGCGACTGCCGAGTTGA
- a CDS encoding bacterio-opsin activator domain-containing protein encodes MIPSSELDVLLIEDNPGDVRLIEEYLRESLPSSNRGEEGATVAVPSLRHADCLTAGLDMLETHEVDVVLLDLGLPESTGLDTLETVLERTTQTPIVVLTGLKDETVGLQAVEQGAQEYLVKDELTSPLLHRSLRYAIERQSRERRLAHQREQLAALNNLNAIVRDINEALLQQSTRSEIEQLVCERLATSDSYLFAWVGVVDRNSKEVTVRTEAGVEGYLDDITITVDESETSRGPTGRAIKTQEMQVTQNISTNPDYEHWREHAQKYSFESSAAIPIVHEGLLYGVLNVYAGRPYAFDGEEYAVISHLGEVVGHAIAALDRKAALMSDDITEVEFQVRGMLEQFDVTEIPEGPITFDRAIPIGDGSYLAYGTVTEEMISSLEALVEQVPHFEEVKIISTNFGTAQFELHLNTPPVISMLASQGGYVQKATIEDGDYFLTIHVPPSVEMWRVTEAMQETYPGAELIAQRQQTRYDTSAQQVQTVLTEDLTERQRAALETAYRAGFFNWPRDSSGKEVAESLGVSSPTFHQHVRIGLSKLLEALFADFAETTPVIERES; translated from the coding sequence ATGATACCCAGCAGCGAACTCGACGTTCTCCTGATCGAAGACAACCCGGGGGACGTTCGGCTCATCGAAGAGTATCTCCGAGAGAGCCTCCCTTCCTCGAACCGGGGGGAAGAAGGAGCAACAGTCGCCGTACCGTCTCTTCGGCACGCGGACTGTCTCACCGCGGGTCTCGATATGCTGGAGACTCACGAGGTCGACGTCGTGTTACTGGACCTTGGTCTGCCGGAGAGTACAGGTCTCGACACGCTTGAAACGGTACTCGAACGCACGACGCAAACCCCTATCGTCGTCTTGACCGGTCTAAAAGACGAGACGGTCGGGTTACAGGCCGTCGAACAAGGTGCACAGGAGTATCTGGTCAAGGACGAACTCACAAGTCCGCTTCTGCACCGGTCGCTTCGCTACGCCATCGAGCGACAGAGTCGAGAGCGACGGTTAGCCCATCAGCGCGAACAGCTCGCGGCGCTCAATAACCTCAACGCCATCGTTCGCGACATCAACGAAGCGCTACTTCAGCAGTCTACGCGCAGCGAGATCGAGCAACTGGTCTGCGAACGTCTCGCCACGTCCGACTCGTATCTCTTCGCGTGGGTCGGCGTCGTCGACCGGAACAGCAAGGAGGTCACCGTCCGGACGGAGGCCGGCGTCGAGGGGTATCTCGACGATATCACCATCACCGTCGACGAGAGCGAGACGTCGAGGGGGCCGACCGGCAGAGCGATCAAAACCCAAGAGATGCAGGTGACCCAGAACATCTCCACGAACCCTGACTACGAGCACTGGCGCGAACACGCCCAAAAGTACAGTTTCGAGTCGTCGGCGGCGATTCCGATCGTCCACGAGGGCCTTCTCTACGGCGTGCTGAACGTGTATGCGGGGCGTCCGTACGCCTTCGACGGCGAGGAATACGCCGTCATTAGTCATCTCGGCGAAGTCGTCGGCCACGCAATCGCGGCGCTCGACCGAAAGGCGGCCCTGATGAGCGACGATATCACGGAAGTCGAGTTTCAGGTCCGAGGGATGTTGGAGCAGTTTGACGTCACCGAGATTCCGGAAGGACCGATCACGTTCGACCGGGCGATTCCCATCGGTGACGGTTCGTACCTCGCGTACGGTACGGTAACCGAGGAGATGATTTCGTCGCTCGAAGCGCTTGTCGAACAGGTTCCTCACTTCGAGGAGGTCAAAATCATCAGTACGAACTTCGGCACCGCGCAGTTCGAACTCCACCTCAACACGCCACCCGTCATCTCGATGTTAGCCTCTCAAGGCGGGTACGTCCAGAAAGCGACCATCGAAGATGGGGACTACTTCTTGACGATCCACGTTCCGCCGAGCGTGGAGATGTGGCGCGTGACCGAGGCGATGCAGGAGACGTATCCCGGCGCCGAACTGATCGCCCAACGTCAGCAGACCCGCTACGATACGTCCGCACAGCAGGTGCAGACGGTTCTCACCGAAGACCTGACCGAGCGCCAGCGAGCGGCGCTCGAGACGGCGTACCGGGCCGGATTCTTCAACTGGCCCCGGGACAGTTCAGGAAAGGAAGTTGCCGAATCGCTCGGCGTCTCGTCGCCGACGTTTCACCAACACGTTCGAATCGGACTGTCGAAACTGTTGGAGGCGCTGTTCGCCGACTTCGCGGAGACCACCCCGGTGATTGAACGCGAGTCCTAA
- a CDS encoding response regulator — MSSWNHSGGPAEILLIEDNPGDVRLTREAFKEGQIENTLHVAKDGVEALDFLFKRGEYADAPCPDIILLDLNLPGKNGDEVLEEIRDDPHLSRIPVIVLTSSEAESDIVKSYELRANAYLTKPVNPVEFIETIQSFKSFWLSIVRLPPCDNQ, encoded by the coding sequence ATGAGTAGTTGGAACCACTCTGGCGGCCCGGCGGAGATCCTGCTCATCGAAGACAATCCGGGCGACGTCAGACTCACACGGGAGGCGTTCAAGGAGGGACAGATCGAGAACACGCTCCACGTCGCGAAAGACGGAGTTGAAGCGCTCGACTTCCTCTTCAAACGCGGCGAGTACGCCGACGCACCGTGTCCGGATATCATCCTTCTCGACCTCAACCTTCCGGGGAAAAACGGCGACGAAGTGCTCGAGGAGATACGCGATGACCCGCACCTCTCGAGGATTCCGGTCATCGTGCTCACGAGTTCGGAGGCGGAGTCGGACATCGTCAAATCTTACGAACTACGGGCCAACGCCTATTTGACGAAACCGGTCAACCCGGTGGAGTTCATCGAGACGATACAGTCTTTCAAATCGTTCTGGCTCTCCATTGTTCGGCTCCCGCCGTGTGATAACCAATGA